A portion of the Gimesia chilikensis genome contains these proteins:
- a CDS encoding HEAT repeat domain-containing protein: protein MKSSHQEQIDRILEKLSQVRAQGLSCFGSDQHHFELNPPIQELLLLEFENEYRVRLPDEFRAFLLYAGNGGAGPYYGIAPLPIIRSKILDWPFEEPFEKVLDLPCPLYFRMKQASDWESEFGETDPYQGTMYIGTQGCSYYMLLIVTGEFRGRVVYVNDDDGSTPFITHEPDFLTWYERWLDELLAGQVSDWFGRSRGGTEAELRALLENPETSAADKADAIRAFWRFPDNSAETLELIPTFLSETDPDIRASACWMIRHFKLRGAEEAVAEQLSDPSPEVRQAVILTLMSFDPARWSEKVFSCLQDDNLDVTEIAFRTLQDAKQFSRSDLLDLVLVPPNESILLHALDGIEWKSEDQELLLRLLEYQNEKVRYDATLGLRDIRAWEAIETVIAVLEHETDSLVRGSILQMLGELDSVASRETLLAWMVKGDEVERMHAYEGLNKLGDERAMPLFQQLKQEKEHATQNDNTPDESVFQNRHWWWPWK, encoded by the coding sequence ATGAAATCGTCTCACCAGGAACAAATCGATCGGATTCTTGAGAAGCTAAGCCAGGTGCGTGCGCAGGGGCTAAGTTGTTTTGGATCAGACCAGCACCATTTTGAACTCAATCCGCCGATTCAAGAGCTGCTGCTGCTGGAATTCGAAAACGAATACCGAGTACGACTGCCTGACGAATTCAGAGCATTTTTGCTGTATGCAGGGAATGGGGGCGCGGGTCCCTATTATGGAATTGCGCCCCTGCCAATCATCCGGAGTAAGATATTAGACTGGCCATTCGAAGAACCATTTGAGAAAGTACTTGACCTTCCCTGTCCGCTGTATTTCAGAATGAAGCAAGCTTCTGACTGGGAGAGTGAATTTGGAGAAACCGATCCCTATCAGGGAACGATGTACATTGGAACTCAGGGCTGCTCTTATTACATGCTGTTAATTGTCACGGGTGAATTCCGGGGGCGAGTTGTTTATGTCAACGATGATGATGGTTCTACACCGTTTATCACGCACGAGCCTGATTTCCTGACCTGGTACGAACGCTGGCTAGATGAGTTGCTGGCGGGTCAGGTGTCAGACTGGTTTGGTAGAAGCAGGGGAGGCACCGAGGCAGAACTGCGGGCGCTACTCGAGAATCCGGAGACGTCTGCTGCCGACAAGGCGGATGCGATCAGAGCCTTCTGGAGGTTCCCCGATAACTCTGCTGAGACGCTGGAACTGATTCCCACATTTCTGTCGGAAACTGATCCAGACATTCGAGCCAGTGCGTGTTGGATGATTCGTCACTTCAAGTTGCGCGGCGCGGAGGAAGCGGTGGCGGAACAGCTTTCCGACCCCTCGCCGGAAGTACGCCAGGCGGTGATCCTGACGCTGATGAGTTTTGACCCTGCGCGGTGGAGTGAAAAAGTCTTCTCGTGTCTGCAAGATGATAATCTGGATGTGACAGAAATCGCTTTCCGAACGTTACAAGATGCGAAGCAGTTCTCTCGATCTGATCTGTTAGACCTTGTTCTTGTGCCTCCCAATGAAAGTATTCTTCTGCATGCACTCGACGGCATCGAATGGAAGTCGGAAGATCAGGAGCTGCTGTTGAGATTGCTGGAATATCAGAATGAAAAAGTCCGTTATGATGCGACGCTGGGGTTGCGAGACATTCGTGCCTGGGAAGCGATTGAGACAGTGATCGCCGTGTTGGAACACGAGACGGACAGTCTGGTGCGGGGAAGTATCCTGCAGATGCTGGGTGAACTGGATAGTGTTGCTTCGCGGGAAACACTGCTTGCCTGGATGGTCAAGGGAGACGAGGTGGAACGAATGCATGCCTACGAAGGGCTGAATAAACTGGGAGATGAGCGGGCAATGCCCCTGTTCCAACAGTTAAAGCAGGAAAAAGAACATGCCACTCAGAATGATAACACCCCAGATGAAAGCGTGTTTCAAAACCGGCACTGGTGGTGGCCCTGGAAGTAG
- a CDS encoding DUF1501 domain-containing protein, with protein sequence MLSFCDHNHRNGRREFLRVGGLALGGLTLPGLMSLQAQAAGSGTLLKNKSVIFLFMHGGPSQIETFDPKMTAPSGIHSVTGEVATKIPGVTFGGTFPKLAQQADRMSIVRSYRSGDSRHDIKPIVHKDTLDANLGALYSRVVGANHPDNGMPTSAVLYPRAIDEKMMPAITKFGKFDSPGQMGSAYAPFVPGAGGDMQSNMTLSIPQNRLDDRRVLLTKLDRARWAAEKSDTFAASSELQQQAFDVILGGVSKAFDLSEEDPRVVARYDTAPLVRPEAISKRWKNYQRYIDNAQSLGKLLLMARRLCEAGCGFVTITTNFVWDMHADNNNAGVAEGMDYMGVPFDHAVSAFLEDVHERGLSDDILLVCTGEMGRTPKLNSRGGRDHWGNLSPLMLSGGGLKMGQVIGQSDRHAGGPQTEPIERKDLVTSIMHTLFDLGELRITRGVPNEVVQVATAGDVIPGLF encoded by the coding sequence ATGCTTTCATTCTGTGATCACAATCATCGAAACGGTCGGCGGGAATTCCTGCGCGTGGGCGGTCTGGCGCTGGGTGGGTTGACCCTGCCTGGTCTGATGTCGCTACAGGCGCAGGCGGCGGGGTCGGGAACGCTGCTGAAGAACAAGTCGGTGATCTTCCTGTTCATGCACGGTGGTCCGAGCCAGATTGAGACGTTCGATCCCAAGATGACCGCGCCGTCGGGCATTCACAGTGTGACGGGCGAGGTGGCGACGAAGATTCCCGGCGTGACGTTCGGAGGGACGTTTCCGAAACTGGCGCAACAGGCAGACCGGATGTCAATCGTCCGCTCTTATCGTTCGGGGGACAGTCGACACGATATCAAACCGATCGTGCATAAGGATACGCTCGATGCCAACCTGGGTGCGCTTTACTCCCGCGTGGTGGGGGCGAATCATCCCGATAACGGGATGCCCACAAGTGCGGTGCTGTATCCACGTGCCATCGACGAAAAGATGATGCCGGCGATTACGAAGTTCGGCAAATTTGATTCTCCCGGGCAGATGGGAAGTGCGTATGCCCCGTTCGTGCCCGGAGCAGGGGGGGACATGCAGTCGAACATGACGCTGTCGATTCCGCAGAATCGCCTGGACGATCGACGAGTGCTCTTAACGAAACTGGATCGCGCGCGCTGGGCGGCTGAGAAGAGTGACACGTTTGCTGCTTCGTCGGAGTTGCAGCAACAGGCGTTTGATGTGATCCTGGGTGGCGTTTCCAAAGCCTTTGACTTGTCGGAGGAGGATCCCCGCGTCGTGGCCCGCTACGATACGGCGCCGCTGGTTCGTCCTGAAGCGATCAGCAAGCGCTGGAAGAACTATCAGCGGTACATCGATAACGCACAATCATTAGGCAAGCTGTTGCTGATGGCGCGGCGTCTGTGCGAAGCGGGTTGCGGATTCGTGACGATCACCACGAACTTTGTGTGGGATATGCACGCGGATAACAACAATGCAGGCGTGGCTGAGGGCATGGACTACATGGGCGTCCCCTTCGATCACGCGGTCTCTGCGTTTCTGGAAGACGTGCACGAGCGGGGCCTGAGCGATGACATTCTGCTGGTCTGCACGGGTGAAATGGGACGGACTCCCAAACTCAACAGCCGCGGCGGTCGCGATCACTGGGGGAACCTGTCGCCTTTGATGCTGAGTGGCGGCGGGCTCAAGATGGGGCAGGTGATTGGTCAGTCAGACCGACACGCCGGCGGTCCGCAGACCGAGCCGATTGAGCGGAAAGATCTGGTGACCAGCATCATGCACACACTGTTCGACCTGGGTGAACTGCGGATTACGCGGGGCGTGCCCAACGAAGTCGTGCAGGTCGCGACAGCTGGAGATGTGATTCCCGGATTGTTCTGA
- a CDS encoding hybrid sensor histidine kinase/response regulator, translated as MSRLNWHQAVLQNMIDAVIAVDRDQRIMLLNPAAERLLGHALHQILGQNFFETFAFATAESQVEIQNSLEMVLVTGEHAVITSQTPLSTKAGSTLQISGNISPIYEHPGRIMGALLVLYDPSAELEQHLYTDDLLGFVENAPIAVALFDNSMRYLAASRRWIDDYKLDSESLLGRSHFDVFPEIPNHWRIAHQQGLSGATLHDDELFLRHDGSVKWDRWVLMPWYESRNTIGGIIVLTEDITDRKHLQQENQDLLEQLVAAQKIESLGRLAGGIAHDFNNMLNVIQGHVGLALLDIDTDHPIHQHLTEIRDAAERSTELTQQLLSFSSREESEPRLIELNQSIEGMLRILKRLIAEEIEFVWEPESEGCIVKMDPSQIDQILANLCVNASDAISGIGTITLKTENREFDHEFCKAHPEYLPGHFVMLSVSDTGPGIDPATQARIFEPFFTTKPQGKGTGLGLSTVAGIVKQNQGFVRVENQPGSGSTFQIFLPCRRDGKPIPHLEPAVRAPVGTNEMILLIDDEPMLAKISREILLSLGYRVIIATSPREAIQMMLDFKGTVDLLITDVVMPEMNGQELYHALQKLQPNLNVLYMSGYTLHIMAEQGITSEENSFLKKPFSRNELAVKVRQVLQGG; from the coding sequence ATGAGTCGCTTGAACTGGCATCAGGCCGTCTTGCAGAACATGATTGATGCCGTGATCGCCGTTGACCGTGATCAGCGAATCATGTTGCTCAACCCCGCTGCGGAACGACTGCTCGGACATGCGCTCCACCAGATTCTGGGACAGAATTTCTTCGAAACATTTGCGTTCGCAACCGCAGAATCCCAAGTTGAAATCCAGAACTCTCTCGAAATGGTCCTGGTGACAGGCGAGCACGCCGTAATTACCAGCCAGACTCCTCTCTCCACAAAAGCAGGTTCCACTCTGCAAATCAGTGGCAACATCAGTCCCATCTATGAGCATCCTGGCAGGATCATGGGAGCACTGCTGGTCCTGTATGATCCCTCCGCCGAATTGGAGCAGCACCTTTACACCGATGACCTGCTCGGTTTTGTTGAGAATGCACCGATCGCTGTTGCCCTGTTCGATAACAGTATGCGCTATCTGGCTGCCAGTCGCCGCTGGATCGACGATTACAAACTCGATAGTGAAAGCCTCCTGGGCCGTTCGCATTTTGATGTTTTCCCCGAGATTCCCAATCATTGGAGAATCGCCCATCAGCAGGGGCTCTCCGGAGCAACTCTGCACGATGACGAACTCTTCCTGCGCCACGATGGATCCGTCAAGTGGGATCGCTGGGTTCTGATGCCCTGGTATGAGTCGCGTAATACAATTGGCGGGATCATCGTCCTCACGGAAGACATCACCGACCGCAAACACCTGCAGCAGGAAAACCAGGATCTGCTCGAACAACTGGTGGCTGCGCAGAAGATCGAATCCCTCGGCAGGCTCGCCGGAGGCATCGCCCACGACTTCAACAATATGCTGAACGTCATCCAGGGCCATGTCGGACTCGCGCTGCTCGACATCGACACGGATCACCCCATCCATCAACACCTGACCGAAATTCGCGACGCTGCAGAGCGCTCTACCGAATTGACTCAACAACTTTTGAGCTTCAGCAGTCGCGAGGAATCCGAACCCCGGCTGATTGAACTCAATCAGTCGATTGAAGGTATGTTGCGCATTTTGAAACGCCTGATTGCTGAGGAAATCGAATTTGTCTGGGAACCGGAATCTGAAGGCTGTATCGTCAAAATGGATCCCTCCCAGATCGATCAGATTCTGGCGAACCTCTGCGTGAATGCCAGTGACGCCATTTCCGGAATTGGAACCATCACCCTGAAAACAGAGAACAGGGAATTCGACCATGAATTCTGTAAAGCACATCCGGAGTACCTTCCCGGTCATTTTGTGATGCTTTCCGTTTCCGATACCGGGCCCGGCATAGACCCGGCCACACAGGCTCGCATTTTTGAACCCTTCTTCACCACAAAGCCACAGGGAAAAGGAACCGGGCTCGGCCTGTCTACCGTCGCAGGAATTGTCAAACAGAACCAGGGCTTCGTCCGCGTGGAAAATCAGCCCGGCAGTGGCTCGACGTTTCAAATATTCCTTCCCTGTCGTCGCGATGGAAAACCGATCCCTCACCTCGAACCCGCTGTACGTGCTCCCGTCGGTACCAACGAAATGATCCTGTTGATCGATGACGAACCGATGCTCGCCAAAATCAGCCGGGAAATCCTGCTCTCACTGGGCTATCGCGTGATCATCGCCACCAGTCCCCGGGAAGCCATCCAGATGATGCTCGATTTTAAGGGAACCGTAGACCTGCTGATCACCGATGTGGTCATGCCCGAAATGAACGGCCAGGAACTTTATCACGCGTTACAGAAACTCCAGCCAAATCTCAACGTCCTGTATATGTCCGGCTACACCTTGCACATCATGGCCGAACAAGGCATCACCAGCGAAGAGAACTCCTTCCTCAAAAAACCATTCTCGCGCAACGAACTGGCTGTCAAAGTCAGACAGGTTTTGCAAGGGGGCTGA
- a CDS encoding antibiotic biosynthesis monooxygenase family protein, translating to MITVGMNYQVIDGKQAEFEGKFAGVQQALQQAEGHTSSHLWQDVSDNASYMITSEWSDEQAFQDFIHSDAFRAVTDWGKEEILSDRPRHKIYKH from the coding sequence ATGATTACAGTGGGAATGAACTACCAGGTGATTGATGGTAAGCAGGCTGAGTTCGAAGGAAAGTTTGCTGGTGTTCAGCAGGCACTGCAACAGGCAGAGGGACATACCTCATCGCATTTGTGGCAGGATGTGAGCGACAACGCTTCCTACATGATTACCAGTGAATGGTCCGACGAACAGGCATTCCAGGATTTTATCCACAGCGATGCTTTTCGTGCGGTTACCGACTGGGGTAAGGAAGAGATTCTGTCAGATCGTCCGCGTCATAAAATTTACAAACACTGA
- a CDS encoding glycosyltransferase family 87 protein, with amino-acid sequence MIRDLFDRHNKIWRAAFIVVGVIVSVIQFLRIARRPPGDFPLHWTSGHFIATGEFLYTRNINYPYPPFWGFVHSTLAWIPMETAYLLVYPLFFVALYVLVRVLNRLSEVHFPLGKNELFWLVTVAILLSSRYLIRDMLECGVNLALVAAAWLSVYLWREKKELQGSLILGFAMALKCTPSLFWVWFILKREWKMAGLTFLAAACFTLSPMLKLGYAEYDRTVRHWVHNVMRGFKEKDPSRGIVGPVPIANMSLRITLARYLMHFPREHEGRMKTPLYVDFLNLPPVTAGRIISLSMLVFLIFIAWLFRRHYDDRSDERILWECAVLSILILLYSPVTWGQHCVGIFPGVYLLIRSSMSQKHYTKPLKVSIGLFVFLVLILNRAFIGKFYSELLGTYHTSTFLFLGIIGFLLSRHFRVTREKTAEAALQPAQENAPVTA; translated from the coding sequence TTGATCAGAGATCTGTTTGACAGACATAACAAAATCTGGCGTGCTGCGTTTATCGTGGTGGGTGTGATTGTCTCTGTCATTCAGTTTCTGCGAATCGCCCGTCGCCCTCCCGGTGACTTTCCTTTGCATTGGACTTCGGGACATTTCATCGCCACTGGTGAGTTCCTCTATACCCGCAACATCAATTACCCGTATCCCCCGTTCTGGGGTTTCGTGCATTCCACGCTGGCATGGATTCCGATGGAGACCGCGTACCTGCTGGTCTACCCCCTGTTCTTCGTGGCGCTGTATGTACTGGTTCGTGTTTTGAACCGCTTGAGCGAAGTGCATTTTCCGTTGGGGAAAAACGAACTGTTCTGGTTGGTCACAGTCGCGATTCTGCTCTCGAGCCGGTACCTGATTCGAGACATGCTGGAATGCGGTGTGAATCTGGCGCTGGTGGCTGCTGCCTGGCTGTCCGTTTATCTCTGGCGCGAAAAGAAGGAACTGCAGGGGAGCTTGATTCTGGGGTTCGCGATGGCGTTGAAATGTACGCCTTCCTTATTCTGGGTCTGGTTCATTCTCAAGCGGGAATGGAAGATGGCCGGGTTGACCTTCCTGGCAGCGGCCTGCTTTACATTATCTCCCATGCTCAAACTGGGATATGCCGAATACGATCGCACGGTGCGGCACTGGGTACATAATGTGATGCGAGGTTTCAAGGAAAAAGATCCTTCACGGGGGATCGTCGGGCCGGTTCCCATCGCGAATATGTCTTTGCGAATTACACTTGCCCGCTACCTGATGCATTTCCCCAGAGAGCATGAAGGGCGGATGAAAACACCGCTGTATGTGGACTTTCTGAATCTGCCTCCGGTGACGGCAGGACGGATCATCTCGCTGAGTATGCTGGTGTTTCTGATTTTTATTGCGTGGCTGTTCCGCAGACATTACGACGACCGTTCGGATGAACGTATTCTCTGGGAATGTGCGGTGCTGTCGATCCTGATCCTGTTATATTCGCCGGTCACCTGGGGACAGCATTGCGTGGGCATTTTTCCGGGTGTGTATCTGCTGATTCGCTCTTCCATGAGTCAGAAGCATTATACGAAACCGCTCAAGGTCAGCATCGGTCTGTTTGTGTTCCTGGTGCTGATTTTGAACCGCGCATTTATCGGCAAGTTCTATAGTGAGCTGCTGGGAACTTACCATACCTCCACGTTTCTGTTTCTTGGCATCATCGGTTTTCTGCTCAGTCGCCATTTTCGTGTGACCCGGGAGAAAACAGCAGAAGCCGCGCTGCAACCGGCGCAAGAGAATGCACCGGTTACCGCTTGA
- a CDS encoding right-handed parallel beta-helix repeat-containing protein — MNLFRFFLTSLIVCCLTCNTQAGLNLYVKADAAPGGDGSQAKPFRQIEQARDAIRQSRQIGQLKVGAGATVHIQPGVYQISKSLEFNKTDSGTAEAPIVYRATQQGQTLIQGGVSLDPASFQPVTDAAILKRLPASARDKVRVCDLSSIAAGSFAELKRSYRGVPVGPWLYVNGAPMTLARWPNADADHGGWASFSKVVDKGLPDPKAEDPEKRKLHPGAFIFDDPRPARWNLEDGVWLLGYWTHDWSDEVIRIADYDAKQKTIRLAAPHNYGIMGGTWGSKSRRFFALNVLEELDAPGEWYLDRKQKQLYFYPEQNQQATSIVLATLTQPLLKLQDTQHVRFENLNLEYGHSEGGSLKNTTGIELAGCVVANLASGGISVNGKQNTIRSCDLYHLGTRGIALYGGDRKQLTRADNRAINNHIHHYGLFQRTYAPGIYANGCGQIVQNNCIHDAPHNAVLYGGNENLFERNEIYRVVMETGDSGAFYTGRDWTSQGNILRHNFIHHLGGGDAEHVNTMGVYLDDCDSGDTVEGNVFYQTGRAIMIGGGRDNPILNNLVLDCPIGLHVDSRGMTWKQWNNPNEPSWQLEKKAEAMNYQSPPWSERYPHLAKIMQDSPREPLYNPILRNVFVDCSKEVAHLDGNVQKLLDKFDMENNLAVNTRGTSPGIAMTNDLKGFTNLSGTSDKPIPLGLTENSQGKWELHQDPSLLTKEIGFEPIPFDKIGLYLDDYRRKLPE; from the coding sequence ATGAACTTGTTTCGATTCTTTCTCACCAGTCTGATTGTCTGTTGTCTGACATGCAATACGCAGGCAGGTCTTAATCTATATGTCAAAGCCGATGCTGCTCCCGGGGGCGATGGCAGTCAAGCAAAGCCGTTTCGTCAGATCGAGCAGGCACGCGATGCGATCCGCCAGTCTCGTCAGATTGGTCAGCTGAAAGTGGGTGCTGGGGCAACGGTCCATATTCAGCCCGGTGTTTATCAAATCAGTAAGTCATTGGAATTCAATAAGACAGACAGCGGCACCGCCGAGGCACCGATTGTCTATCGTGCGACTCAACAGGGCCAGACACTGATTCAGGGGGGCGTCAGTCTCGATCCTGCATCGTTTCAGCCGGTCACCGACGCTGCCATTCTCAAACGGCTGCCTGCTTCCGCCCGCGACAAAGTCCGGGTCTGTGATCTATCGTCAATCGCTGCCGGCTCGTTCGCGGAACTGAAACGCTCCTACCGGGGTGTCCCCGTCGGTCCCTGGCTGTATGTGAATGGCGCACCGATGACGCTCGCCCGCTGGCCGAATGCCGATGCAGACCATGGTGGCTGGGCTTCCTTTTCCAAAGTCGTCGACAAAGGGCTGCCCGACCCCAAAGCCGAGGATCCGGAAAAACGCAAACTGCACCCCGGTGCGTTCATCTTTGATGATCCCCGGCCCGCCCGTTGGAATCTGGAGGATGGCGTCTGGCTGCTCGGTTACTGGACTCATGACTGGAGTGACGAAGTCATCCGGATCGCCGACTATGATGCAAAGCAGAAAACAATCCGTCTGGCAGCACCTCATAACTATGGCATCATGGGTGGCACCTGGGGATCCAAATCACGTCGCTTCTTCGCACTCAACGTTCTGGAGGAACTGGACGCACCCGGCGAATGGTATCTCGATCGCAAGCAGAAGCAGCTTTATTTCTATCCTGAGCAAAATCAGCAAGCGACCTCGATTGTCCTCGCGACGTTGACACAGCCCCTGCTCAAACTGCAGGACACGCAACATGTCCGCTTTGAGAACCTGAACCTGGAATACGGTCATTCGGAGGGGGGCTCGCTGAAGAATACCACCGGCATTGAACTGGCCGGGTGCGTGGTCGCGAACCTGGCCAGCGGCGGTATCTCCGTGAATGGTAAGCAGAACACGATCCGCAGCTGCGATCTGTATCACCTGGGAACACGTGGCATCGCCTTGTATGGAGGCGACCGAAAACAGCTCACACGCGCCGACAACCGTGCGATCAATAACCACATTCATCATTACGGACTCTTTCAGCGAACCTATGCTCCGGGCATCTATGCGAATGGCTGCGGGCAGATCGTTCAGAATAACTGCATTCACGATGCCCCTCATAACGCAGTCCTGTATGGCGGCAATGAGAACCTGTTCGAACGGAATGAAATCTATCGCGTCGTCATGGAGACGGGAGACTCGGGCGCTTTTTATACCGGTCGCGACTGGACCAGCCAGGGAAACATCCTGCGGCACAACTTCATCCACCACCTTGGAGGCGGCGATGCAGAGCATGTCAACACGATGGGCGTCTACCTGGATGACTGCGACAGCGGCGACACGGTGGAAGGCAACGTGTTCTACCAGACCGGCCGGGCCATCATGATTGGCGGCGGTCGCGATAACCCCATTCTGAATAACCTGGTCCTCGACTGTCCGATCGGCCTGCATGTCGATTCGCGGGGCATGACCTGGAAACAGTGGAATAATCCTAATGAACCAAGCTGGCAGCTCGAAAAGAAGGCGGAAGCGATGAACTACCAGAGCCCGCCCTGGAGCGAACGCTATCCCCACCTCGCTAAAATCATGCAGGACTCACCTCGTGAACCGCTCTATAATCCGATCCTTCGGAATGTGTTCGTGGACTGCTCAAAGGAAGTCGCACATCTGGACGGCAACGTTCAGAAGCTGCTCGACAAGTTTGACATGGAAAACAATCTCGCCGTGAATACGCGTGGCACATCACCGGGTATCGCCATGACAAACGATCTCAAAGGCTTCACCAACCTGAGCGGGACCTCTGACAAACCCATTCCACTGGGCCTGACAGAAAATTCGCAAGGCAAATGGGAACTGCACCAGGACCCCTCCCTGCTGACGAAAGAGATCGGTTTTGAGCCGATCCCCTTTGACAAAATCGGGCTTTATCTGGATGACTATCGACGCAAGCTGCCAGAGTAA
- a CDS encoding ARPP-2 domain-containing protein: MKPEDLQQTISLKGLKLAPSQVLGGVRLAPVIRKQVREDLRLTRRPYHEDVAAVQLDQKTAYYSYIPHAFIADWSNDGSPAVAYGTQIRRLQKGQKNSDGRVHDLGFMTARVMKKMRKREDRNRLRFLPMDLSLEGFLSLHFGGPDVIWEEYSRAAIRDGLSPRCEMSVPGRWIKGLEDALRVFEIHENQVGSLIFVGDALASAFIVPHPDDYRDLHETLLTDDYGELLYFYGLYAQENRLHPADIDAKRVASLEDLRREVKRVRGDWSTLHTLMSDNLLDCPVHNEMVYKMGPFQLQRFMTELNPKAENHIGEAIVRKNGTLEYLKSYRLSAAQCRRAYLLMQLADSNWSVEACAEKLSCTTHELIYRLEKAGFGHLFHQHVHDKVQSMLRNAPW; the protein is encoded by the coding sequence ATGAAACCTGAAGATCTGCAGCAGACGATTTCGCTGAAAGGACTGAAGCTCGCTCCGTCACAAGTCCTGGGAGGAGTCCGTCTCGCGCCCGTGATACGTAAACAGGTTCGTGAAGATCTCCGTTTGACGCGACGTCCTTACCACGAAGATGTTGCCGCTGTTCAACTTGATCAGAAAACGGCATATTACTCCTATATCCCCCATGCCTTTATCGCGGACTGGTCGAACGATGGTTCACCGGCCGTCGCTTACGGTACACAGATACGACGTCTGCAGAAAGGCCAGAAAAACAGCGATGGCCGGGTTCATGACCTGGGCTTCATGACGGCGCGGGTAATGAAGAAAATGCGCAAGAGGGAAGACCGTAATCGACTGCGGTTTCTTCCGATGGATCTTTCACTCGAAGGATTTCTTTCGCTCCATTTTGGTGGACCGGATGTGATCTGGGAAGAATACTCGCGCGCAGCAATCCGCGATGGTTTGAGCCCGCGTTGTGAGATGTCGGTTCCCGGCCGCTGGATTAAAGGGCTGGAAGATGCCCTCCGTGTCTTCGAAATTCATGAGAATCAGGTTGGTTCACTGATCTTTGTGGGAGATGCCCTGGCGTCTGCCTTTATCGTACCTCATCCGGATGATTATCGTGATCTGCATGAAACACTGTTGACCGATGATTACGGTGAGCTGCTCTATTTCTACGGACTTTACGCACAGGAAAACCGGTTACATCCAGCGGACATCGACGCCAAGCGGGTGGCGTCACTGGAAGACCTGCGTCGAGAAGTCAAGCGTGTGCGTGGCGACTGGTCAACGCTGCACACACTGATGTCTGATAATCTGCTGGATTGTCCGGTCCACAATGAAATGGTTTACAAGATGGGCCCCTTCCAGTTGCAGCGGTTCATGACGGAATTGAATCCGAAGGCGGAAAACCACATCGGGGAAGCCATCGTCCGCAAGAATGGAACGTTGGAATATTTGAAATCGTATCGACTCTCTGCTGCCCAGTGCCGACGTGCTTATCTGCTGATGCAACTCGCTGACAGCAACTGGTCTGTCGAGGCCTGTGCTGAAAAACTGAGTTGCACAACTCACGAATTGATTTACCGTCTGGAAAAAGCGGGCTTCGGCCACCTGTTCCATCAGCATGTGCATGACAAAGTTCAGAGCATGCTGCGAAATGCCCCCTGGTAA